One window of Bactrocera tryoni isolate S06 chromosome 2, CSIRO_BtryS06_freeze2, whole genome shotgun sequence genomic DNA carries:
- the LOC120767528 gene encoding histone H4, whose translation MTGRGKGGKGLGKGGAKRHRKVLRDNIQGITKPAIRRLARRGGVKRISGLIYEETRGVLKVFLENVIRDAVTYTEHAKRKTVTAMDVVYALKRQGRTLYGFGG comes from the coding sequence atgacTGGTCGCGGCAAAGGTGGAAAAGGCTTGGGTAAAGGTGGTGCTAAGCGTCATCGTAAAGTTTTACGTGATAACATCCAGGGAATCACTAAGCCTGCTATTCGGCGTTTGGCTCGTCGTGGAGGTGTAAAACGTATATCTGGTTTGATATATGAAGAAACTCGTGGAgtcttaaaagtatttttagagAATGTTATCCGTGATGCAGTTACCTATACTGAACACGCTAAAAGGAAGACAGTTACAGCAATGGATGTTGTATATGCTTTGAAGAGACAAGGACGTACCTTGTATGGATTCGGCGGTTAA
- the LOC120767493 gene encoding histone H1-like, producing the protein MSEAIAVTNVNSPVAGSSAISEKKVAAKKAVKPKKPSVAPTHPPTQQMVDASIKNLKERGGSSLLAIKKYISATYKCDAQKLAPFIKRYLKSAVTSGKLIQTKGKGASGSFKLSVAANKSSKSGEGKSKSKAVKSIEKKPKKKSADGVASKKKAAVGGKKASGEKKVKKTVASKKTAEKKKSEKAKAKDAKKTGSVK; encoded by the coding sequence atgtcTGAAGCAATTGCTGTTACGAATGTTAATTCTCCGGTAGCCGGATCTTCTGCTATTTCTGAGAAAAAAGTTGCTGCTAAAAAAGCTGTTAAGCCAAAAAAGCCTTCAGTCGCTCCTACTCATCCACCAACTCAACAAATGGTTGATGCatcaattaagaatttaaaagaaCGTGGTGGCTCATCACTTTTAGCTATTAAAAAGTACATCAGTGCTACATACAAATGTGATGCTCAAAAATTAGCACCATTTATCAAGCGTTATTTGAAATCTGCTGTTACTAGTGGTAAATTAATTCAAACTAAAGGAAAGGGTGCATCTGGTTCTTTTAAATTATCAGTGGCTGCCAATAAATCAAGTAAATCTGGTGAAGGTAAATCGAAGTCAAAAGCGGTGAAATCCATTGAGAAGAAGCCCAAAAAGAAATCGGCAGATGGTGTGGCGTCAAAGAAGAAGGCAGCAGTTGGCGGTAAGAAAGCAAGTGGcgaaaaaaaagtgaagaaaactgTTGCTAGCAAGAAAACAGCAGagaagaaaaaaagtgaaaaggctAAAGCGAAGGATGCAAAAAAGACTGGATCTGTTAAATAA
- the LOC120767519 gene encoding histone H2B: MPPKTSGKAAKKAGKAQKNITKNDKKKKRKRKESYAIYIYKVLKQVHPDTGISSKAMSIMNSFVNDIFERIAAEASRLAHYNKRSTITSREIQTAVRLLLPGELAKHAVSEGTKAVTKYTSSK; the protein is encoded by the coding sequence ATGCCTCCTAAAACTAGTGGAAAAGCAGCAAAGAAGGCTGGTAAggcccaaaaaaatattactaaaaacgACAAGAAGAAGAAGCGCAAGAGGAAGGAAAGTTATgctatttacatttataaagtGTTGAAGCAAGTACATCCTGATACTGGTATTTCATCAAAAGCCATGAGTATCATGAACAGTtttgtaaatgatatttttgagcGTATCGCTGCCGAAGCATCGCGTTTAGCTCATTACAATAAACGTTCAACTATCACTAGTCGCGAAATCCAAACTGCTGTACGTTTACTTTTGCCTGGTGAATTAGCCAAACATGCTGTGAGCGAAGGTACCAAAGCTGTCACTAAATACACAAGTTCCAAGTAA
- the LOC120768718 gene encoding histone H1-like, producing MSEAIAVTNVNSPVAGSSAISEKKVAAKKAVKPKKPSVAPTHPPTQQMVDASIKNLKERGGSSLLAIKKYISATYKCDAQKLAPFIKRYLKSAVTSGKLIQTKGKGASGSFKLSVAANKSSKSGEGKSKSKAVKSIEKKPKKKSADGVASKKKAAVGGKKASGEKKVKKTVASKKTAEKKKSEKAKAKDAKKTGSVKAKPAKAKSTPNKAKALKAKTPSVKTKKAAVNKKPVAKKAPSKRSEST from the coding sequence atgtcTGAAGCAATTGCTGTTACGAATGTTAATTCTCCGGTAGCCGGATCTTCTGCTATTTCTGAGAAAAAAGTTGCTGCTAAAAAAGCTGTTAAGCCAAAAAAGCCTTCAGTCGCTCCTACTCATCCACCAACTCAACAAATGGTTGATGCatcaattaagaatttaaaagaaCGTGGTGGCTCATCACTTTTAGCTATTAAAAAGTACATCAGTGCTACATACAAATGTGATGCTCAAAAATTAGCACCATTTATCAAGCGTTATTTGAAATCTGCTGTTACTAGTGGTAAATTAATTCAAACTAAAGGAAAGGGTGCATCTGGTTCTTTTAAATTATCAGTGGCTGCCAATAAATCAAGTAAATCTGGTGAAGGTAAATCGAAGTCAAAAGCGGTGAAATCCATTGAGAAGAAGCCCAAAAAGAAATCGGCAGATGGTGTGGCGTCAAAGAAGAAGGCAGCAGTTGGCGGTAAGAAAGCAAGTGGcgaaaaaaaagtgaagaaaactgTTGCTAGCAAGAAAACAGCAGagaagaaaaaaagtgaaaaggctAAAGCGAAGGATGCAAAAAAGACTGGATCTGTTAAAGCCAAACCAGCTAAAGCTAAATCGACTCCAAATAAAGCAAAGgcgttaaaagcaaaaacacctAGTGTTAAAACCAAGAAAGCCGCGGTCAATAAAAAGCCAGTCGCCAAGAAAGCGCCATCTAAAAGATCGGAAAGCACATga